One segment of Pseudoalteromonas rubra DNA contains the following:
- a CDS encoding EVE domain-containing protein, translating to MAYWLFKTEPDAFSIDDLHQAPQQSTFWEGIRNYQARNFLRDDVQVGDQVFIYHSSCKTPAVVGIATITKGAETDPHQFDLSSDYYDAKSSTDNPRWVGVTLCYQQHLPRPVTLKAIKADDAITELALKKAGRLSIMPVTDAEWAHICQLGGTE from the coding sequence ATGGCATACTGGTTATTTAAAACCGAACCCGACGCATTTTCCATCGACGATTTACATCAGGCACCACAGCAAAGTACGTTTTGGGAAGGAATCCGTAATTATCAGGCCCGTAACTTTCTGCGCGATGATGTACAAGTGGGCGATCAAGTCTTTATTTACCACTCAAGCTGCAAAACCCCCGCTGTAGTCGGCATCGCCACTATCACCAAAGGGGCAGAGACAGATCCCCATCAATTTGATCTGAGCAGTGACTATTATGATGCCAAGTCCAGTACAGACAACCCACGCTGGGTAGGCGTCACCTTATGCTACCAACAGCATTTGCCGCGACCAGTGACACTCAAAGCCATTAAAGCGGATGATGCCATCACAGAGCTGGCGCTAAAAAAGGCAGGTCGTCTCTCCATTATGCCTGTGACCGACGCTGAGTGGGCACACATCTGCCAGCTCGGTGGCACTGAGTAA
- the tesB gene encoding acyl-CoA thioesterase II: MSQALQGLLELLQLEEIEQGIYRGQSQDLGFPQVFGGQVMGQALSAAKYTLPEGRYVHSLHSYFLRPGDAAKPIVYDVENIRDGRSFSTRRVSAIQYGKPIFYMTASFQGDEPGLSHQSEMPEVPGPEALRSSLEFYQDKADLIPEPLRAKFTQPMPIEMRPVEFHNPFQPEVMEPTRHVWFKANGAMPDDRRIHNYLLAYASDFEFLPTALQPHGVSFMQKNMQVATIDHAMWFHRPFRMDEWLLYSVDSPSASNGRGLVRGQFFNRQGELVASTIQEGVMRQREAR; the protein is encoded by the coding sequence ATGAGTCAGGCATTACAGGGGTTGCTGGAGCTACTTCAGCTCGAAGAAATCGAACAAGGGATTTATCGGGGCCAGAGCCAGGATTTGGGCTTTCCGCAGGTGTTTGGCGGCCAGGTAATGGGCCAGGCACTCTCCGCTGCCAAATACACTTTGCCAGAAGGGCGCTACGTGCATTCGCTGCACTCGTACTTTTTACGCCCCGGCGACGCGGCTAAACCGATTGTGTACGATGTTGAGAATATCCGTGATGGCCGTAGTTTTAGTACCCGCAGGGTCAGTGCTATTCAGTACGGTAAACCCATTTTTTACATGACCGCGTCTTTTCAGGGGGATGAACCTGGTTTATCCCACCAGTCAGAGATGCCGGAAGTTCCGGGTCCGGAAGCATTGCGATCATCGCTGGAGTTTTATCAGGATAAAGCAGACTTAATTCCTGAGCCGCTACGCGCCAAATTTACTCAGCCTATGCCCATCGAAATGCGTCCGGTGGAGTTTCATAACCCGTTTCAGCCCGAGGTGATGGAACCCACACGCCATGTCTGGTTTAAGGCCAATGGGGCCATGCCTGACGATCGCCGCATTCACAACTACTTGCTGGCCTATGCGTCGGATTTTGAGTTCCTGCCCACGGCGTTGCAGCCGCATGGGGTGTCCTTTATGCAAAAAAACATGCAGGTCGCGACCATAGATCATGCGATGTGGTTCCATCGTCCATTTAGAATGGATGAGTGGTTGCTTTATAGCGTTGACAGCCCCAGTGCCAGCAACGGTCGTGGACTGGTCAGGGGCCAGTTCTTTAACCGTCAGGGCGAATTAGTGGCATCTACTATTCAGGAAGGAGTGATGCGTCAGCGCGAAGCGCGCTGA
- the plsB gene encoding glycerol-3-phosphate 1-O-acyltransferase PlsB translates to MRLLSQGLNRVAQWTNCLLVRSKLLPADPVSQFNLDPSLPTFYVARLNSRADLAALNAVCKKLGLPSPMQDQVLGNKTLPRFIGIKNPTPLLSKTAGPSPAIDQGKAIFSALRAHPDIKAQVVPVTVLWGRNPGKEKPGIGTLFSHSLTPSWLRKAMVVLFSGRDNLVRFSAPIALDQLMTDKADVDELPHKLLRVARVHFHRQKLAATGPRLPSREALFNSLLAAPTVKRAIADEAKSKGLSHDEARLKALELLEEVAANYSEAMVRVGDRVLTWLWNKLYNGIEVKNAERVHDLADKGHEIIYVPCHRSHMDYLLLTYVIYHQGLVPPHIAAGVNLNFFPAGGIFRRCGAFFIRRSFAGNKLYSTIFKEYLTQLFIKGYSVKFYTEGGRSRTGRLLPPKTGMLAMTMQSMLRGIDRPISIVPVYIGYEHVMEINTYLKELAGNSKKNESVAGVFKAIKNLKNYGRGYLNFGDPIHLNQYLNEHQADWRDAIGQGEGAKPQWLNGQVAQVADRIMTNINASAALNSINLLAMVLLCNEQFALSRQKLLTQMRFYLTLQNQARYDANVTAPDEDAEALLNHALKLDKFDVLADELGEIITIKEKERTLFNYYRNNILHLFAVPSVIAQILFNRYSVTVTECQAHLGTLYPLFAKEWFMHELREDYIEDVLNCFAQEGLIDFDGHLATVVKDNKALAQLEMLGKVIHLTLERYAISVSLLLRDQGIARTTLENESDVLAKRLGTLHGIKSPEFFDKKVQTNLISVLQTQGFISISEQQTITAMPTLSTLSDHLNDLLPARIWQSIRDTL, encoded by the coding sequence ATGCGCTTACTTTCTCAGGGGCTCAACCGAGTGGCCCAATGGACCAACTGTTTACTGGTCAGAAGCAAACTGTTGCCGGCCGACCCCGTGTCGCAGTTCAACCTGGACCCGAGCCTGCCCACCTTTTATGTAGCCCGACTCAATTCACGGGCTGATCTGGCTGCACTCAACGCGGTGTGTAAGAAACTGGGATTGCCAAGCCCGATGCAGGATCAGGTTTTAGGGAATAAAACACTGCCGCGCTTTATCGGCATCAAAAACCCGACTCCTCTGCTGAGCAAAACAGCAGGACCGAGCCCCGCAATTGATCAAGGTAAAGCGATTTTCTCTGCCTTGCGTGCTCACCCGGACATCAAAGCACAAGTGGTCCCGGTGACTGTACTGTGGGGCCGTAACCCTGGTAAAGAAAAACCAGGGATAGGCACCTTATTCAGCCACTCACTGACCCCCAGCTGGTTACGCAAGGCTATGGTTGTGCTGTTTTCTGGTCGCGATAACCTGGTGCGTTTCTCTGCCCCCATCGCCCTGGATCAGCTTATGACAGACAAAGCCGATGTAGACGAGTTACCTCATAAACTGCTGCGCGTGGCTCGGGTGCACTTTCATCGCCAGAAGCTGGCTGCAACCGGACCCAGATTACCGTCGCGTGAAGCTCTGTTCAATTCCCTGCTGGCTGCCCCCACAGTCAAACGCGCCATCGCCGATGAAGCCAAGTCGAAAGGGCTGAGCCATGACGAAGCACGCCTGAAAGCGCTGGAGTTACTGGAAGAAGTTGCTGCCAACTACTCTGAAGCTATGGTTCGCGTGGGCGATCGCGTACTGACCTGGCTGTGGAATAAACTCTATAACGGCATCGAAGTAAAAAATGCCGAGCGCGTACATGACCTGGCCGATAAAGGCCACGAAATCATCTATGTGCCCTGCCATCGCAGCCACATGGATTACCTGTTACTGACCTACGTGATTTATCATCAGGGTCTGGTACCACCACATATTGCAGCCGGGGTGAACCTGAACTTCTTCCCGGCCGGTGGCATTTTCCGGCGCTGTGGCGCATTCTTTATTCGCCGCTCTTTTGCCGGTAACAAACTCTACTCGACAATTTTTAAAGAGTATCTGACTCAGCTGTTCATCAAAGGCTATTCAGTCAAGTTTTACACTGAAGGTGGCCGCAGTCGCACAGGACGCTTGTTGCCGCCCAAAACGGGGATGTTGGCCATGACCATGCAATCTATGTTGCGCGGGATCGATAGACCTATCTCCATCGTCCCCGTCTACATTGGCTATGAGCATGTCATGGAGATCAACACCTACCTCAAAGAGCTGGCCGGTAACAGTAAAAAGAATGAATCCGTTGCTGGGGTCTTTAAGGCCATTAAAAATCTCAAAAACTATGGACGTGGCTATCTGAACTTCGGTGACCCCATTCACCTCAATCAATACCTCAATGAACACCAGGCTGACTGGCGCGACGCCATCGGCCAAGGTGAGGGCGCCAAACCTCAGTGGCTTAATGGTCAGGTGGCTCAGGTGGCTGATCGGATCATGACCAATATCAATGCCAGTGCGGCACTGAACTCCATCAACCTGCTGGCCATGGTGCTGCTGTGTAATGAGCAGTTTGCGCTGAGCCGACAAAAACTGCTGACACAAATGCGCTTTTATCTCACCTTGCAAAATCAGGCGCGCTATGATGCCAATGTCACAGCGCCAGATGAAGATGCCGAGGCACTGTTAAATCACGCGCTTAAGCTGGATAAGTTCGATGTGCTGGCAGATGAACTGGGTGAGATCATCACGATTAAGGAAAAAGAGCGTACCCTGTTTAACTATTACCGCAACAATATTTTGCATTTGTTCGCTGTCCCGAGCGTTATTGCACAAATACTATTTAACCGCTACAGCGTCACGGTCACGGAGTGTCAGGCCCACCTGGGTACTTTATATCCGTTGTTTGCCAAAGAATGGTTTATGCATGAACTGCGTGAAGACTATATTGAGGACGTATTAAACTGCTTCGCTCAGGAGGGTCTAATTGACTTTGATGGTCACCTGGCAACCGTCGTAAAAGACAACAAGGCGCTGGCACAGTTAGAGATGCTGGGTAAAGTGATCCACCTAACGCTGGAACGCTATGCCATCAGTGTCAGCTTGTTATTACGTGATCAGGGCATTGCCCGCACCACACTGGAGAATGAAAGTGACGTATTGGCTAAGCGGCTTGGTACCTTACACGGCATTAAGAGCCCTGAGTTCTTTGATAAGAAGGTGCAGACTAACCTGATCAGCGTGTTACAAACACAAGGTTTTATCAGTATTTCTGAACAACAGACCATCACTGCGATGCCAACACTCAGTACTTTGTCTGATCACCTCAATGATTTACTGCCAGCGAGGATCTGGCAGTCTATCCGCGATACCTTATAG
- the rpsJ gene encoding 30S ribosomal protein S10: protein MSNQRIRIRLKAFDHRLIDQSTAEIVETAKRTGAQVRGPIPLPTRFERFTVLISPHVNKDARDQYEIRTHKRLIDIVEPTDKTVDALMRLDLAAGVDVQISLG, encoded by the coding sequence ATGTCAAATCAACGCATTCGTATTCGCCTAAAAGCTTTTGACCACCGTTTGATTGACCAATCAACGGCGGAAATCGTGGAAACTGCGAAACGCACTGGCGCTCAGGTACGTGGTCCAATCCCACTTCCTACTCGCTTTGAACGTTTCACTGTATTGATCTCTCCGCACGTAAACAAAGACGCGCGTGATCAGTATGAAATCCGCACCCACAAACGTCTGATCGACATCGTAGAACCAACTGACAAGACTGTAGACGCTCTAATGCGCCTAGACCTTGCTGCTGGTGTTGATGTTCAAATCAGCCTGGGTTAA
- the rplC gene encoding 50S ribosomal protein L3, which yields MALGLVGRKVGMTRIFTEDGVSIPVTVIEATPNRVTQIKSDATDGYNALQVTAGEKKASRVNKPEAGHFAKAGVEAGRGLWEFRLNGGEGEFEVGAELTVELFNEVNKVDVTGTSKGKGFQGGVKRWNFSTQDATHGNSLSHRAPGSIGQNQSPGKVFKGKKMAGQMGNVQTTTQNLELVRVDAERNLLLVKGAVPGAIGGDVIVKPAVKA from the coding sequence ATGGCATTAGGTCTAGTCGGTCGTAAAGTGGGTATGACACGCATCTTCACTGAAGATGGTGTATCTATCCCTGTGACAGTTATCGAAGCGACTCCTAACCGTGTTACTCAGATCAAATCTGATGCAACAGACGGTTACAACGCGCTTCAAGTTACTGCAGGCGAGAAAAAAGCAAGCCGTGTAAACAAACCAGAAGCGGGTCACTTCGCTAAAGCTGGTGTTGAAGCGGGTCGCGGCCTGTGGGAATTCCGTCTTAACGGCGGTGAAGGTGAGTTTGAAGTAGGTGCTGAGCTTACTGTTGAGCTATTCAACGAAGTAAACAAAGTAGACGTTACTGGTACTTCAAAAGGTAAAGGTTTCCAAGGTGGTGTTAAGCGCTGGAATTTCAGCACACAAGACGCTACTCACGGTAACTCTCTATCTCACCGTGCTCCTGGTTCAATCGGTCAAAACCAATCACCTGGTAAGGTGTTTAAAGGTAAGAAAATGGCTGGTCAAATGGGTAATGTGCAAACAACTACTCAGAACCTAGAGCTAGTACGTGTTGACGCTGAGCGTAATCTGCTTTTAGTTAAAGGTGCAGTACCTGGCGCTATCGGCGGCGACGTTATCGTTAAACCAGCTGTTAAAGCTTAA
- the rplD gene encoding 50S ribosomal protein L4 — translation MELAIKGAGALEVSEATFGREFNEALVHQVVVAFAAGARQGTKAQKTRSEVAGGGKKPFRQKGTGRARAGTIRSPIWRSGGVSFAAKPQDHSQKVNRKMYRGAIKSILSELVRQDRLVVVEEFGLEAPKTKELVAKLKELELKDVLIVTEEVDENLFLSARNLYKVDTRDVAGIDPVSLIAFDKVLITAAAVKQLEEALA, via the coding sequence ATGGAATTAGCAATTAAAGGCGCTGGTGCGCTTGAAGTTTCCGAAGCTACTTTTGGACGTGAGTTTAACGAAGCATTAGTACACCAAGTAGTTGTTGCTTTCGCAGCAGGTGCTCGTCAGGGTACTAAAGCTCAGAAGACACGTTCTGAAGTTGCTGGTGGTGGTAAAAAACCATTCCGCCAAAAAGGTACTGGCCGTGCACGTGCTGGTACAATCCGCAGCCCAATCTGGCGCAGCGGTGGTGTGAGCTTTGCAGCTAAGCCGCAAGATCACAGCCAAAAAGTTAACCGTAAGATGTATCGCGGTGCGATCAAGAGCATTCTTTCTGAGCTTGTTCGTCAAGATCGTCTAGTAGTTGTTGAAGAATTTGGTCTAGAAGCACCAAAGACTAAAGAACTAGTAGCTAAGCTGAAAGAGCTTGAGCTTAAAGACGTATTAATCGTGACTGAAGAAGTAGATGAGAATCTATTCCTTTCTGCACGTAACCTGTACAAGGTTGACACGCGTGATGTAGCTGGCATCGACCCAGTAAGCCTAATCGCTTTCGATAAGGTACTGATTACTGCTGCTGCTGTTAAGCAACTTGAGGAGGCGCTAGCATGA
- the rplW gene encoding 50S ribosomal protein L23, with protein MIREERLLKVILAPHISEKSTISAEENNTIVFKVVKDANKAEIKAAVEKLFEVEVTGVRTLNVKGKTKRTGMRFGRRSDWKKAYVTLKEGSELDFVGGAE; from the coding sequence ATGATCCGTGAAGAACGTCTTTTAAAAGTAATCCTTGCTCCACACATCTCTGAGAAAAGCACCATCTCTGCTGAAGAGAACAACACGATTGTTTTCAAAGTAGTTAAAGATGCAAACAAAGCAGAAATCAAAGCTGCTGTTGAGAAGCTTTTCGAAGTAGAAGTAACTGGTGTTCGCACGCTAAATGTTAAGGGTAAAACTAAGCGTACAGGCATGCGTTTCGGCCGTCGTTCAGACTGGAAGAAAGCCTACGTTACTCTTAAAGAAGGCAGCGAGCTAGACTTTGTCGGCGGCGCCGAGTAA
- the rplB gene encoding 50S ribosomal protein L2, with the protein MALQKCKPTSAGRRHVVKVVNPDLHKGKPYAPLLEKNSKSGGRNNNGRITVRHIGGGHKQHYRLIDFKRTKDGIPAKVERLEYDPNRSANIALVLYADGERRYIIAPKGVKAGDAIQSGVDAPIKAGNAMPMRNIPVGTTVHNVELKPGKGAQIARSAGAYVQILAREGQYVTLRLRSGEMRKVEADCRATIGEVGNAEHMLRSLGKAGATRWRGVRPTVRGVAMNPVDHPHGGGEGRTSGGRHPVSPWGKPTKGAKTRKNKRTDKFIVRRRTK; encoded by the coding sequence ATGGCACTTCAAAAGTGTAAACCAACTTCTGCGGGTCGTCGTCACGTCGTTAAAGTGGTTAACCCTGATCTGCACAAGGGTAAGCCTTACGCTCCGCTATTAGAGAAGAACTCTAAATCAGGTGGTCGTAACAACAACGGTCGTATCACGGTTCGTCACATCGGTGGTGGTCACAAGCAACACTACCGTTTAATCGACTTTAAACGCACCAAAGATGGCATCCCAGCTAAAGTTGAGCGTCTAGAGTACGATCCTAACCGTAGCGCAAACATCGCTCTTGTATTATATGCAGACGGTGAGCGTCGTTACATCATCGCACCTAAGGGTGTTAAAGCAGGTGATGCAATCCAGTCTGGTGTTGATGCACCAATCAAAGCTGGTAACGCAATGCCTATGCGTAACATCCCAGTAGGTACAACGGTACACAATGTTGAGCTTAAGCCTGGTAAAGGTGCTCAGATTGCCCGTTCTGCTGGTGCATATGTACAGATCCTAGCGCGTGAAGGCCAGTACGTGACTCTACGTCTACGTTCAGGCGAAATGCGTAAAGTTGAAGCGGATTGTCGCGCAACTATCGGTGAAGTAGGTAACGCTGAACACATGCTACGTTCACTAGGTAAAGCTGGTGCAACTCGCTGGCGTGGTGTTCGTCCTACAGTTCGTGGTGTTGCCATGAACCCGGTAGACCACCCACACGGTGGTGGTGAAGGTCGTACATCTGGTGGTCGTCACCCTGTGTCTCCATGGGGTAAGCCGACTAAAGGTGCTAAGACACGTAAGAACAAGCGTACTGATAAATTTATCGTACGTCGTCGTACTAAGTAA
- the rpsS gene encoding 30S ribosomal protein S19: MPRSLKKGPFIDLHLLKKVEKALESGDKKPIKTWSRRSMIIPNMIGLTIAVHNGRQHVPVFVTDEMIGHKLGEFAPTRTYRGHAADKKAKKR, from the coding sequence ATGCCACGTTCTCTCAAGAAGGGTCCATTCATTGACCTACACTTGCTGAAGAAGGTAGAGAAGGCGTTGGAAAGCGGTGACAAGAAGCCTATCAAGACTTGGAGCCGTCGTTCAATGATCATCCCTAACATGATCGGATTGACCATCGCTGTCCATAATGGTCGTCAGCACGTACCTGTATTCGTTACAGACGAAATGATCGGTCACAAACTAGGTGAATTTGCACCTACACGTACTTACCGCGGTCACGCTGCGGATAAGAAAGCTAAAAAGCGTTAA
- the rplV gene encoding 50S ribosomal protein L22, whose translation MEALAKHKFASGSAQKARLVADQIRGLPVDRALEILAYSPKKAAVLVKKVLESAIANAEHNEGADIDELKVAKVFVDEGPTMKRIMPRAKGRADRILKRSSHITVVVSDS comes from the coding sequence ATGGAAGCATTAGCTAAACACAAATTCGCCTCTGGTTCGGCGCAAAAAGCACGTCTAGTTGCAGATCAGATCCGCGGACTTCCGGTTGATCGCGCGCTAGAAATCCTAGCGTACAGCCCAAAGAAAGCGGCTGTATTAGTTAAGAAAGTACTTGAGTCTGCTATCGCTAACGCGGAGCACAACGAAGGTGCTGACATTGATGAGCTTAAAGTGGCTAAAGTATTTGTAGACGAAGGTCCTACAATGAAACGTATTATGCCACGTGCTAAAGGACGCGCAGACCGCATCCTTAAGCGTTCAAGCCACATCACTGTTGTGGTTTCAGATAGCTAG
- the rpsC gene encoding 30S ribosomal protein S3, with protein MGQKVHPTGIRLGISKPWVSTWYANSKDFSEQLFGDHKVRQYLTKELKNASVSKIVIERPAKSIRVTIHTARPGVVIGKKGEDVEKLRHAVTKLAGVPAQINIAEVRKPELDAQLVADGISSQLERRVMFRRAMKRAVQNAMRLGAKGIKVEVSGRLGGAEIARSEWYREGRVPLHTLRADIDYATSEALTTYGIIGVKVWIFKGEVIGGLPLKQEAEKPAKRAPKKAKKSAK; from the coding sequence ATGGGACAAAAAGTTCATCCTACTGGTATTCGCCTAGGTATCTCTAAACCTTGGGTTTCTACCTGGTACGCGAATTCAAAAGATTTCTCTGAGCAGCTTTTTGGTGATCACAAAGTGCGTCAATACCTTACTAAGGAATTGAAAAACGCTTCTGTGTCTAAAATCGTTATTGAGCGTCCAGCTAAATCTATCCGTGTAACAATTCACACAGCTCGTCCTGGTGTTGTTATCGGTAAAAAAGGTGAAGATGTTGAAAAGCTTCGCCACGCTGTAACTAAGCTTGCTGGTGTACCTGCGCAAATCAACATCGCAGAAGTACGTAAGCCAGAGCTTGATGCACAACTAGTTGCTGACGGTATCTCTTCACAGCTAGAGCGTCGTGTAATGTTCCGTCGTGCGATGAAGCGCGCGGTACAGAACGCAATGCGTCTGGGTGCAAAGGGTATCAAAGTTGAAGTTAGCGGCCGTCTAGGCGGTGCTGAAATCGCACGTTCTGAGTGGTATCGTGAAGGTCGTGTACCTCTACACACTCTACGTGCTGACATCGACTACGCAACTTCTGAAGCTTTGACCACTTACGGTATCATCGGTGTTAAAGTTTGGATCTTCAAAGGCGAAGTTATCGGTGGTCTTCCACTGAAACAAGAAGCTGAGAAGCCAGCCAAGCGCGCTCCGAAGAAAGCTAAAAAAAGTGCTAAGTAA
- the rplP gene encoding 50S ribosomal protein L16 codes for MLQPKRTKFRKVHKGRNRGLATSGNKVSFGSFGLKATGRGRMTARQIEAARRAMTRHIKRQGKIWIRVFPDKPITEKPLEVRMGKGKGSVEYWVAEIQPGKVLYEMEGVSEELAREAFNLAARKLPFKTTFVTRTVM; via the coding sequence ATGTTACAGCCAAAACGTACAAAATTCCGTAAAGTGCACAAAGGCCGCAACCGTGGTCTTGCAACTAGCGGTAATAAAGTTAGCTTCGGTTCTTTCGGCTTGAAAGCGACTGGCCGTGGCCGTATGACTGCTCGTCAAATCGAAGCAGCTCGTCGTGCTATGACACGTCACATCAAGCGTCAAGGTAAAATCTGGATCCGTGTGTTCCCAGACAAGCCAATTACAGAAAAGCCGCTTGAAGTTCGTATGGGTAAAGGTAAAGGTTCTGTTGAATACTGGGTTGCTGAAATTCAGCCTGGTAAAGTACTTTACGAGATGGAAGGTGTTTCAGAAGAGCTTGCTCGCGAAGCATTCAACCTAGCTGCTCGTAAATTACCTTTCAAAACCACTTTTGTAACTCGGACGGTAATGTAA
- the rpmC gene encoding 50S ribosomal protein L29, with translation MKASELKDKSVEELNAELLELLREQFNLRMQASTGQLAQTHELKKVRRNIARVKTVINQKAGA, from the coding sequence ATGAAAGCTAGCGAACTTAAAGACAAAAGCGTAGAAGAGCTAAATGCTGAACTTCTAGAGCTTCTGCGTGAGCAGTTCAACCTGCGCATGCAAGCGAGCACTGGTCAGCTGGCTCAGACTCACGAGCTGAAAAAAGTACGTCGCAATATTGCGCGTGTTAAAACGGTTATCAACCAGAAGGCAGGTGCATAA
- the rpsQ gene encoding 30S ribosomal protein S17 — protein sequence MSDKIRTLQGRVVSDKMDKSIVVAIERQVKHPIYGKFIKRTTKLHAHDESNTAQAGDTVTIRECAPISKKKSWTLVDVLVRPKKA from the coding sequence ATGAGCGATAAGATCCGTACTCTTCAAGGTCGTGTAGTTAGCGACAAAATGGACAAGTCAATCGTTGTTGCTATCGAGCGTCAGGTTAAGCACCCGATCTACGGTAAATTCATCAAGCGTACAACTAAGTTGCACGCACACGATGAGAGCAACACTGCGCAAGCAGGTGATACTGTGACTATCCGTGAATGTGCACCGATCTCTAAGAAAAAATCTTGGACTTTGGTAGACGTTCTGGTTCGTCCTAAGAAAGCTTAA
- the hemN gene encoding oxygen-independent coproporphyrinogen III oxidase — MINLPQWDDSLINKYNISGPRYTSYPTALSLESGYTQADLVDAIAHSDTRALSLYIHIPFCHQLCYYCGCNKIITRHQSKADVYLDHLELEIAAQAPLFKAYQVEQLHLGGGTPTFLTTAQMTRLVTMLEQHFTFTPTAQRGIEIDPRSLAEDMLPALKTLGFNRVSFGVQDFNDQVQAAVNRPQQIAEVLSLLKQARELGFKSINMDMIYGLPHQSVESYRDTIAQLIELGPDRVSVFNYAHLPERFAAQRKLKEADMPNAKEKLAIFKQTLTQMSDAGYQFIGMDHFAKTDDELAVAQRHNHLHRNFQGYTTHGNCDLLGLGVSSISQIGNAILQNEKDLKPYYQAVTERRSAIHKGVKLTRDDEIRAAAIKQLICHFELDKTTFAAEHGLNFDDYFADALTALKPLAEDGLVELTEQRIEVTAKGNLFIRIICMCFDAYLQQQIKNTRFSRVI, encoded by the coding sequence GTGATTAATTTACCTCAGTGGGATGACTCCCTCATCAACAAATACAATATCTCAGGCCCCAGATATACCTCTTATCCAACAGCCCTGTCACTTGAATCAGGTTATACTCAGGCCGATCTGGTTGATGCCATCGCACACTCCGACACCCGTGCACTGTCGCTGTATATTCATATCCCATTCTGTCACCAGCTTTGCTATTACTGTGGCTGTAATAAGATTATTACCCGACATCAGTCCAAGGCCGACGTATACCTCGACCATCTGGAATTGGAGATAGCCGCTCAGGCACCGCTGTTTAAAGCTTATCAGGTTGAGCAATTGCACCTCGGAGGCGGCACCCCCACCTTTCTGACCACAGCGCAAATGACCCGCCTGGTCACCATGCTGGAGCAGCACTTCACCTTCACACCAACTGCCCAGCGCGGCATTGAAATCGACCCCAGATCACTGGCCGAAGACATGCTGCCAGCACTGAAAACGCTCGGCTTTAATCGGGTGTCATTCGGGGTGCAGGATTTTAATGATCAGGTACAGGCAGCAGTAAATCGCCCGCAACAGATTGCAGAAGTGCTGTCGCTCTTAAAACAAGCCCGCGAGCTGGGCTTTAAATCCATTAATATGGACATGATTTACGGCCTGCCTCATCAGAGCGTTGAGTCCTATCGCGATACCATAGCGCAGCTCATTGAGTTGGGCCCTGATCGGGTTTCGGTGTTTAACTATGCCCATCTGCCGGAAAGATTCGCCGCCCAGCGCAAGCTGAAAGAGGCCGATATGCCCAACGCCAAAGAAAAGCTCGCGATCTTTAAGCAAACACTGACACAGATGAGCGATGCCGGTTACCAGTTTATCGGTATGGACCATTTTGCCAAAACCGATGACGAGCTGGCTGTGGCACAGCGACATAATCATCTGCACCGAAACTTCCAGGGCTATACCACCCATGGTAACTGCGACTTGCTCGGCCTCGGCGTGTCGTCTATTTCACAGATCGGTAATGCCATTTTACAAAATGAAAAAGACCTGAAGCCCTACTACCAGGCCGTCACTGAGCGCCGTAGCGCTATTCATAAAGGCGTTAAGCTCACCAGAGATGATGAAATTCGAGCCGCCGCGATCAAGCAGCTTATTTGCCACTTCGAGCTCGACAAAACTACCTTTGCCGCAGAGCATGGCCTCAACTTTGACGACTACTTTGCCGATGCGCTAACGGCACTTAAACCTCTGGCTGAAGATGGCCTGGTGGAGCTCACCGAGCAACGTATTGAAGTCACAGCTAAGGGGAACCTGTTTATCCGCATCATCTGCATGTGCTTTGATGCCTATCTGCAACAACAGATCAAAAACACCCGCTTTTCACGGGTGATTTAA